The DNA sequence CGAGTTCCAATAACTTTGTTTACCAATTTCTTATTTTTGTCGTATTTTAAAAGAAAGCTGTACGCGCAAAAAAAAGGAAGTTCATGATCGAACGTCGTCGCCCAGCATTAATTATTTTGCTCATAATTCTTTCGTTTCTTTTACACATCGGCTTTCTCATACTTTTTTTTCTTATTAAGCCACCCGAGCATGCGCCTTCAATGCCATCAATCACCTTTGAAGAACCCCCTGCTCCCCTCAGCTTTGCGCAGCAAGAACCTGATCCGACCGGCGTTGCATCGCTTAAACCACGCGCTTCAAATTTTGGAGACCCGAACGAACAAAATGAACCAACCGAGGCAGCAAAAAATTCTTTAACCAAAGAGCATATTGAAGATGAGAATTCAGATTCTGAGAAAAACGAAGAAGAAAATTCTCAAGATGAGAAGCAAAAACCAACGGACCAACCTGAGAAAAATAATGAAGTTGTCACAACTGCCGACACCGAATCAATGACCCAGCTCATCATTGATCCAAAACCTGAAAACTCTGAACCTTTAACCCCAGTGCCGCAAAAAAAACGCCGTCGCGCAAAACAACAACCCGTTCCTTCTCAAATTTACGGCGCAGATGTTCAAACTCGTTCGATAACATTTGCTGATATTGCACAAGGTTTTATTCACAGTATAAAAAATGAGGGTGATGATTGGCTCAAAAGAGATGGCGATGATTCCAAACGCCCCGATCCAGTTGAAATGCGATATATCAGTTATATTCAAAAAGTTGTTTGGTATTTGCAAAATTCGTTTCGTCAATCTGAGCCTAAATCATGGCCAACCGCTCAATCCGCAATGAGTTTCAAAATAACGCTCAATAAAGAAGGCGAAATTCATCATATTGAAATTATTAAACCGTCGGGCAACGATCTTCTTGATGCATTTATTCGCAAAAGAATTGAGAAGGCCGGCCCCTTTCCGCCACTTCCTGACCATTTTAAACGGCATCATTTTCAAATTCTCCTTTCGTTCACCGTTGGCGATCAGCGCATGCCCATAATACACGGCTACATAGCCTGCATGTAGAAAACTATTGTTGCATTCATTGCCCCATTGATACGATTACAATATCAAGGGGGGAAATAAGTTGGACAAATTTACTATCGTTCTCATTGCATTGAGTATTCCATTCTCTATCTATTGCCAACTTCACTTGAACATCAAACAAGAATGGAAACGAATTGGCACAACACCTACATCATCTCGTTATGAAAGTTTTTGGTTATTAGCGTGCACCATCGAATTCAAGAAAAAGAAAACAGATATCCCACTTTTTTTAGAGAAACTTCTTATTTCGTGGAAAGGCGCCCATATTGAACATTTGCACGGCAGCCTTTACAAAAAACCGCTTATCAATGAGTTTTTTCCGTTCCAAGAAAATTTATTATGCGAAAGCTCATGGAATCGCCAAAAACAGCAAATAATCTTTCGCCTTAATGCTCCGATAGTACTAGGAGCTGAAACCACTTTGTGCTTAGTGCTTTCGATCACCCAAAAGTTCGAATCGATTCTAAAAACAGGCTATTTTGAATTCGAACGTAATACTCTTCCCGAACTCCTTCAAGGATCGTTGCCTGATAAAACATTTATTTTTGCGTACCGTTAATCGATCCCCATTCAACTATAAACTCCTGGACTTTTACGGCTCTTCATTTTATTTTATCCCCAAAAAATAAGCTGCTCCATGAGCGCAGAAAAGCTTCGGGAAAATTTAAAAAACGTAAGCACTCGAAAAAAAAACTGATATGCTTTATCAAAAAAGGAGCAGGTGAGTGGCAAAAGTTGTAATCATTGGCGCAGGACTTACCGGTATTTCCACCGCTTATCATTTAGAAAAAAACGGATTCACCGATTATAAGCTCTTTGAAAAAGATACAACGGTTGGGGG is a window from the Candidatus Babeliales bacterium genome containing:
- a CDS encoding TonB family protein, with product MIERRRPALIILLIILSFLLHIGFLILFFLIKPPEHAPSMPSITFEEPPAPLSFAQQEPDPTGVASLKPRASNFGDPNEQNEPTEAAKNSLTKEHIEDENSDSEKNEEENSQDEKQKPTDQPEKNNEVVTTADTESMTQLIIDPKPENSEPLTPVPQKKRRRAKQQPVPSQIYGADVQTRSITFADIAQGFIHSIKNEGDDWLKRDGDDSKRPDPVEMRYISYIQKVVWYLQNSFRQSEPKSWPTAQSAMSFKITLNKEGEIHHIEIIKPSGNDLLDAFIRKRIEKAGPFPPLPDHFKRHHFQILLSFTVGDQRMPIIHGYIACM